Genomic DNA from Lactococcus garvieae:
CAGTCCTGAAACCTCATTTTGACCTGCTTCAACGAGCCACATAGCAAACTGTGTCGCAAGGTTAATGTTTTTATCTGCTTCTGCATTATTCACTTCACCAATGTAAGTAATGTTATTAATGAGATTACGTTGATACTCTGTCATCTCATTCCATAACTTATAGACTGCTTCATTTTGACCTGCTTTAGTCGCATAAGCACCATTAAAGACATCTACAAATGGCTCCAAACAGAACGTTGTTGCACCATTAACTTCCATAAAGTTTGCGGAAGCTTCATGACCGTTCGACCATTTGACCGTACCAGTACCTGAAAACTTATAGTTGACTGGCCCTTTATCAGGAAGTGAGATTGAACGTGCAGGGCTTGAAAATGGGCTGATATTTAAAACATCTGCTTGTGCAAGACCTGCGAGAGAACCACCTACAGTGAGTACAAGCATAGACATTGTGACCATATGCTTCCCTCTTTTATGCATACGGAAACGTGTATTTTTTTCTTCTGTGAGAGCTTTTTGTAATTTTTTCTTTTTGAATTTCGACATCATTTTCTCCTATTTTTCTTTTTGATTCTACACAAAACAAAAAAGCGTGCTTTTCACGCTTTAGATTAGTTATTAAATTATTATCCCCCCCATTCTAAAATCCTTTTTATGCCTTGATTGAGGGCTGAATATAAAAAACGGCAGTTTCATAAGAAACTACCGCTTTCTTTTTTATATTAATTAATAAGCACCTGATGACCAATCACCATCAAAATCCATATGTGCATTAGCCCAAGCTGCAGCTGCACGACCTGCTTCTGCTAAAGAGCTAAAACCACCTTGTGACCAGACGATGACACCATTTCTTCTTACCCATCCAGTAAATGTTTCCGCAGGAGGAGGAGTTACAGTTCCACCCCCATTATTTCCACCTGTATTGCCATTACCGCCTGAGTTACCTCCTCCTGTTGGTGGAGTTACTGTATTACCGCCACCTGTGCTTGGTGGATTAGGATTTGAAGTGTTTCCACTTCCTGAATTGCCACCACCTGAAGGAGCTTGTGGAGTTTGAGGTGTAGGTTGATAAGCATTAACATTATCATTTGTAGCTGCACCATTATTTACAGGGGCAGGATCAGTCACAACTGAATTTTCAGCTTGTGATTGATTTATTTCTGAATTATTACTTTTTGTTGTCTTATTAGAATTATCGACTGATTTTACATCAGAAGATACAACCTTAGCTGCTTCTGCTTTTTTAGCTTTATCTGCCTGTGCTTTTGAAGCTGCAATATCTTTTGTCAATTTTGCTTTTAAAGTCTTGCTATAATCAGAAGTCAATTTTGATACAGTAGTTTGTGCTTTTTTCAATTTATCTGCATTTGTAGCATCCTTTTGATAATCTGCGACTGCTTTTTTAGCTTCCGTTTCAAGTTTCACACGATTTTTGATACCGTCTAATTCTTTCGTTAATTGTTGAGCTGCTTTATCATCTTTTACCTGAGAGATAGCTTTTTTAGCAAGTTCTAAATTATTAGCACTAGGATTTTTTTGTGCTTCAGCAAGACTTGCTTTAGCTTTTATCAATAATTCTTTATCTGCTTGTTTTTTCTCTTTCTCCTGTTGGACTTGTTTAGCCTTTTCAGCTTTAACATTATGAGAATATGTAGCGCCTGCAGCACCACCAAGCAAAAGAATTGCCAAGCTAACACCTACAATAGTTTGTTTTTTGTTTAATTTCATCAGAGTTTCTCCATTTTCATTTTTTATTGAAAATAAACGGTGTTTTTGCCCAAATCCACACCTTCGAGAAGCTATTATTGCTCGGCTTTATTTATATAACTATTATACCATTTTCCCCTTGTAAATACAGGGTTTAACGGTACTTTTTTTAATATAATTTCAAATGTGTGAAAGCAAAATCCCACCCATTTTTTATACTATTTTCGCTGTTTTTTTATTTTGCGCTACGGCGAGCTTGCGCTTGTACATCTTCAAGTTTTGCTTTCAATTCATTGAAAGATTTTTTTGAAAAATTGTAAGATGATGAAGCTTTAACCAAGTTTTTAATGACATCATTTGTGCGATTTGCAATAATTTCAATTGTATCGTCCAAAATTGTTGTGTCATTTTCAACTGTTCGTAAAACTTTACCTTTTCCTTTAAGCTTTTGAGCTGCTTCTTGAAAAGCGTTTCCTGCAGCAAAGAGTGCTTCAATGTCGTTTACTTCTGCTTGAAGTGATTTAATTTCTTGTGATAGTGTTGGCATATTTTTTTCCTATTCTTTCTATTTTTTCCCTCCTCTGATTTTGCCTTCACACATCTGAAATTATTCAATAAAAAATGTTTATCCAAAAATTTCAGCAGTCCAACGTTCCGCAAAAACTTCTATAATACGGCTTGTACCGTCTGCATTGTAACCTAGGCGTTTATCCAAGCTAGAAAATATTAAACGATATTCTCGATCAGTCAATTCTCCTCCAGCTTGAATTTTTTCCATTAATTCCGTATATTCTTTCTCTGATAAAATAACACTTTGACCTCCGTTCTAAATAAAAAATAGAGATTATCTCTTCTCTTACTTTGAATGTTATTATTTTATTTTGAAAAGCTGCTCATTACTTCAGCTTTACTCTTTTTTAAGAGATTTTTATTCACTATCACATATCTCTAACAATAACAGATATAATCAATAAAATAATTATTAGTATTGCTATTGGCGTACCTAAGAAATCTAGAAAAGCAGTAAAAATTACATCTGTTATCATTTCAATACCTCACTTAAAATACTAAGAATTTGCATTACAAGTACAGCTGCCCATAAAAATAACCGTACTTTATCCCTATCTTTTAAGCTACTCAATATCAAGTTAAATAATAAAATGATTATTAAGATTTTATCCATAATATTCATAATGGCTCTCCTTTCTACAAAACAGCTTCTGCATAGCCATTATCAATTAAAAAATAAATAGCTAACCTATAACCATAGGGCAATGTTCCTATTTTTTGATTTTTATGTTTTTCATAATAACTTTTTCTTGAAAGTTGCGCTTCATGAGGAAACATTAAGCCTATTTCATCTAAAGTCTTTAAAGCCGATTCTTCATCAATAAGTTGAAAGTACAAAGAATCATGAACTTTATTATTATACTTTTCTTTATCAAACGTATAACTGCTTAAAGTTATCTTCAGCAATCTTGCATGATTTGAAAGCCGCTTTTCCTGCATTTTGTGAAAGTATTTCAAATTAGTTTCTATGGCTAACCTCCTTTGATAAGTTCGAGTTGTTCCAGTATTTTTTCATTTCTTTCTGTTATTTCCGCAGATTCTATGATTTCTTGTAAACGACTATCTCCCATCATTTCATCATATTTACTCAATAATAAATATGTTGAAGCAGGTCCACCATTTTCAAACCAATGAAACATACTATTGACATCAGGTTCTTCAGGCTGCACAGTAAAGTGATAAGCATTCATTGTTCCCATCAACTTATACCAGTCCATATCCAAATTGCCTTCTTTATCATAAAAGGTCAAGTTATCATTAATCAACTTGACCCCTTCTTCCGCAAAATTAAAATTTTCATTGACAAAACGCTCCACAAAAGCATTAGAAATTTCTTTACGCATGACTATTTCATAACGATTTTTTAAACCGTAGAGATCTCGAACAGATTCGACTGAAACTTTTTCTTGTTCTGCACGTTCATAATCTTTTTCATAGAAACGAAAAAATAAGTGTGTACGTTTTGAGCCAAAATAAAGAGATAAGCCATCATTGACTAATCCCTCTGCAGTTCTTCTTCCTCCCAAAATAGCCGCATAACTTTTTTTACGACCGTTCCACCGTCCATCACGTGCAGCACTCAATAAGCTAAACAAATCGAAGTTTCCTTCTTTTTCGTTATACTGTTCATCAAGTGCCAAGTCAAAACGTGTTACTTTTACAAAATTTTCATTTTCAGGCGCTTTTCTTAACCCATAATCAATAGCATTTGAAAAGAAGTCATACCATGTTTTCTTATTTTGGTGATATTCAAACTCGTATTCTAATTCACGGCACGCTTGACCACTCATTTCAATCAAGACACCTGCTTTAGGGTCTTTATCATGATAGTAAACATTGATATGCCCATAATTAAGAAAGAAGGGATAATTGTAACGTTTCATATCATTCAAGTGAAAATTTTCGATTTTTAAACCCAAAACTTCTTTTATCACTTCATTGACATTTAAAGTTTGGAATCGAATATTCACATAGTCAATCGTTGCAATAATTTTGTAGTGACTATCAAATCTTTTAAAGAAAGCCATTTTTATCTTTTCCTTTAATTCAGGAGTAAGAGGTTTAATCCCTTTCTCGATTTTTCTATAATAACTTAGAGAAATACCAAGAACATCAGACATAAATTGTTGTGTAACATGAGCGCCTTTCCTTACAGATTTTGCATCAATTTTTGTCGACCTCCTTCTAATAAAATTTATTTAATCACTATCTAATTGCAATTAGCCACCAATCACCATTCACACGGTTACGAGGATATGTATCTACAAGAACAACTTCACGATTATGCCATTCTTCAGTTTTGGATATAATATCATCTTTTAGGTTTTTAAATCCAAACCAATAATTATCTTTTAAGCAAAGGTCAAAGGAACTGAACAATAATTTACCATCTTTAAACGTTAAGGGGCTAATTTCAATATTAGGGTCAAAACAATAAATTTTCACATCAAGATTTTCATTTCTTGGTGTAAGTACATTAAGAAGATCTTTAAGTTTTAGAAAATCATAGCCTGTCCTACCTAATAAACTATCAGTTGTAACTCCAAAGTAGTTTGCAAGTTTTGATAACGTTTCGCTAGTAGGTGAAC
This window encodes:
- a CDS encoding replication initiation factor domain-containing protein, whose product is MSDVLGISLSYYRKIEKGIKPLTPELKEKIKMAFFKRFDSHYKIIATIDYVNIRFQTLNVNEVIKEVLGLKIENFHLNDMKRYNYPFFLNYGHINVYYHDKDPKAGVLIEMSGQACRELEYEFEYHQNKKTWYDFFSNAIDYGLRKAPENENFVKVTRFDLALDEQYNEKEGNFDLFSLLSAARDGRWNGRKKSYAAILGGRRTAEGLVNDGLSLYFGSKRTHLFFRFYEKDYERAEQEKVSVESVRDLYGLKNRYEIVMRKEISNAFVERFVNENFNFAEEGVKLINDNLTFYDKEGNLDMDWYKLMGTMNAYHFTVQPEEPDVNSMFHWFENGGPASTYLLLSKYDEMMGDSRLQEIIESAEITERNEKILEQLELIKGG
- a CDS encoding helix-turn-helix domain-containing protein produces the protein MLEEILKELRNNRGLTQFEVAKGLGVTQPTYQQWETGKRSPTSETLSKLANYFGVTTDSLLGRTGYDFLKLKDLLNVLTPRNENLDVKIYCFDPNIEISPLTFKDGKLLFSSFDLCLKDNYWFGFKNLKDDIISKTEEWHNREVVLVDTYPRNRVNGDWWLIAIR